A stretch of DNA from Sebastes fasciatus isolate fSebFas1 chromosome 16, fSebFas1.pri, whole genome shotgun sequence:
TCGTCAAAAACAGGCTGATATTGTATGtccatgtttttacatttcgtCTCATATTGGCCCATTCATGTCAAGATTTCCCTCCCAGTTCGAGAGCGACTGCACCGGGGCTGAATATGTGTCATGAAAGCAACATCTTGAGGCCATTTCAGCGACCGAAACGAACAATCTGTTGTGTCTCCAAATTACAGATGTTAGATGACTTCCATGCAGCTCTGTGCGATGTAAGTTGTGCAGTGCAGCTGGAATGAGAAAGACGCCAGGAGCGGTGGAACAACtcagtggcagcagcagcaggagcaaaAAGGAATTATAACATGGCTGCGAGACATGCAGATGGAGGCTTGAACATGAGATAAACTGGGGGGGGATTTAAATATTGgactttcttctctttttcatcatggcaaaaaaaaaaaaaagcctgaagcTTCTCTCCAGTTCACTGCTGGATGACTGGAAGTCTCAGCTGGAATGAGACAAGCCTCGCAAAATCCATATCCGCTGAAAAGGCCATTGTGTGACAGCTGGAAAAACCAGCACTGAGCTCTCATCCAGTATACGCTGACACAACTTCCGAAGATGGGACAGATGGAAAAAACACACCCATCCCAAGGCTTTTAAATAACCTTTAACATACTGATCATACACAATAGTTTCAGTTTGTTTCTCTAAACTTGTATCAGTTTAAGGAAACTCTTAACATGTACAAGATCTACGGCAACAAACCGAATGATGTTCATAAATACAGCACATTcactctcagcccttaaaaccATAAATCACTCtgtaattaaatacataaatctcTCACAAAGAGTTTCAAAGAAAATATAACATCACCATTCTttctatacagtatgttctgACGTGTGCTTCCTGATTAAATTATTCTAGCATGAccacaaataatataaaaatattcaaaCTCATTTAAACCTCAGTCAACAATCAGCTGTTGACTCTGGTATAAAtctattgttattttcattgcATGTTCCAATGTTGAGTTTAAAATATACTTTTACTTattaagctaaataaactcaTTTGATTACTAGACAAATGCACTGACGCAAAGCTGAAAACAAGCCAGTTTTCTGAGCTCATGAAAGCTGATGTTTTGGAGATACGTGGTTTTCACAGGACTATGACGGCTGCTGTTAGACAACAGTTTTTTGAGGAATGAACCAACATCTCAAATTCCCTGAAATCAAGGAATGAATAAATACTTAAATTACCGTACTggtggttttgcatgttttatcccATTAACTATAATGATCTAAATGAGCAGCTGTAAACAGGGACCACATCCTGAGCGCCGACCACCAAACAGCTCAtttttgaaatgcaaaaaattCACATTATCTTTCTTGCAAAATGTGTCTTTGTCTCCTGGGATTCATTTccagaaaacataataataagtGCAATATTTTTCCGCAGCTGCTTTTCAAATCATGGATGTGGGGACTTCCTTTTACAGCCCACCAAGGGGTTctcaaaaatgacaaacattaccAGTCAGATATTCATGTGAGATGACGAACCTTGTTTCCTTCTGAAGAAAACCTCAGACGTTATAATGTACTCACAGTTAATTAACTGCGATGGCGCTTGGAGTCTCACGGGACGGAGTCTAAGCTCTACCGAGTCTTGCTCTGTTTTCTGCTCACTGTGTCTCAGCTGTGTCGTGCATAGAGATGCTGGCCTCCTGTTTCCTTTGCCTCCTGTGCCTCCAGAGCAGGATGGCCAGCAAGAGGAGCAACAGGAAGCCCAGAGCTCCCCCGATGAGTCCTGCTTTCAGAGGCAGGCTGCTGTCCCCGGGCTGGTACATCAAACAGGACCCCTTGCTCTTTCCAGCATCATTCACTGCAACCACGCAAACCTCCGTGATGTGCTCCACGTCTCCCACTCCGCCGCTCCTCCGGTCCTTCCCAAACGTCTGCTTATCTTCCCCCCCTACTGTCACAGTATAAGCTGTGACGTATGAATGAGGTGCACACCACTGAAGAACGACCTCTGACCCGTTCCAGGACACTGACTTCAGGAGGGGAGCCTCTGGAACCACGTTGTGTAAAGTGAACCCTGGACACAAGCAGCCGGTTAAGGCTGCTAGATCAGCACAGGTGGTCTGAGTCTCGAGACAGGGGTTGTAGACGCACCGATCAAGAGTCCTCCCATGTGGAGACACTCTGTTGTGTGGAGTAAGGGTGACTGGGTCATCATATTGAGTGTAATCGTCTGAGGAAAGCAAAAAGGCCTCGATCGCAAACCCAGGTGGGGTCAGAGGTCCCGTGGGATTCCTCCCTGCAGCTTGTGATGTTGTAGGCAGGGGAGAGTAACCTCTGATGAGAAGCAAGCAAACGATCACCAGGGGAAAAGCGAGGTCCCTGCTGGCAGCCATCGTGCTCTCTGGGAAATCATAGAAAAGTAAATTCCATCAGTTAGTTGGAAAAAAGCTGCTTTTTTTGTATAGGAATGAAAAGTATCAGCCCCTTGGGTTTCCAGCAAAATGTACATTCAGAGAGTTTCTGTTTTTTCGTGCATGAAAGAGTCTGAATGAGGACATACAGTTACTTCTCCGCTGATGCTGTTACTTTTAGAGATTATATGACTGCACAGGGAATGAAACAAATGGCTTAAATGTGATAGTGTCTGTatggaaaataaagaaaacctcCCTAACAAACTGTTTTCTCAAAACCAGAGCACCCTGCTTTTACTCTTGAGTAAGCAAATGACAAAACTGTGAACACTTGAAATGTATTATTCTGTGGCATGTTTGTCAGTGATTTAAGGCCTTTGTATACAGAGTTGCTAGAAATAATCCTCATTTGTTAAACTTTGGAGGTACTTCACACTAATTCAACATTCCAGGCGGTATTGCACAACAGGTCCAAATGCCTACACACACCCAAGACTCAGCGCAGCCCTCTCTGCTGGATCCAGTTACAGGAAAGCTGCCTGTTGAGATTTCCACAAGAATCCACCCAAACATACATGAAATATGCTCCGTGGTGGACGTGCATAGAGGGATAACAATGAAGCCCATTCAGAAATCTCCTCAAATAAGTCAAGCATTGAAAACAGAGCAGGAGCCACCGTTGAATACTAATTTACTCTGTGCTCTTTTTTGCCATGGCTGAACTCTCCTCGCCTGTGTTAAGAGTGAAAATATGTCCAATATTAAGAGATAAGAACGTACCTGTTGTTTGCAAAAGTTTGTAATCTTTATCAAAATGTGagtgagctcctctctcctcgtcttCCCTCCACTTGCtccctctcttgctctctcctcCTTTATACGTTTTCCTTCTCCCCAACAATCACCTCCTTCTTTCCACCCTCCCACAATCCCCCCTTATTCCCGACCTCTTCTGCACTagctccccctccctcctcgcTAAATGGTTTAGTAATGGGAGTGACTGTTAGTGGTATTACTATAGTCTGCTATTAGTTACATCACTGCTACCTAATGTTCTGGTGACTTGAACCACCATTCCGGTCACATTCCTCGTTGATGTGCAGGTTTTTCAGAGCGTGTCTCACTTGTTAATGAGctcttgttttccttttaaGGCTGAGGGAAATTGAATGGGATTGGGAAATCTCTGCGTCAGGGTTTTGATTCATTGGAAATGTATCATCCCTGACATATGCCATTGGCTCCAGACAGCATGTCCCATCTTCTCAATCACATAACCTCTCACCTAAATAAAGTGTATGACTCCGAACGCTCCAGCAGTACTGAAAGGGTTGTGCAGCTGTTGACCAAAAGGCCGGAAATAAACCTGACTGGACCTGTTCTGGGAATGATTTGTAATGATTGCCATGCTGGTGCTTTTCTTAAGAAAAGTCACAAGGTCACAACGAGAAATACTCCACTCAACGCTTCTAGGGAAGAGAATTACTGAACAAGATGTTCTGTTGACGTGACATGTGGGAAAGCAACTTTATGCTACAGCTGTGGCCTTAAATCAAGCCGTACGCTCACATCTCCGCTCTGACTTTGAGATTAGACTGCAGAAAAAGTAGCCAGCTCGTATTGTCCCGTACCAGAAGTTCAGTCAGCTCTGACTGAGAAACAGCCTTTATCAACCGTATGTGTCGTATTCCTGCTACAGTATGCAAATTATTGTTCCTCTCCTTCATGTGATTCTGCGACATGTTGACAGGTATAACATCACGAATAATTCCCCAAAATAGACGACTGACTTTTATTTCTTACATCATTATTGTATATTTTCTTCCTGTCTTGTATGAGATGATGTCTGTGGGTAGGTGAATGTGTTTTGGTTctgagtacatacagtacagggaCGAGTGTGGGTGTGTACGTGTGAAGGAGATGCATATATTTGCATGTAGGAATGTGGGTTTGTTTATGTATTGTGCAATACGGGTTTTGTTTGTGTATTATATCCGAATTTAATACTGAAAAACATGTAATGCTTTATTTCATGATGTTTATGGTAAAGCGAGTCTGTAGAGTTCATAGGAACATAGATGGTGTGACAGGCAATACGAGCGAGTCGCTGAGTAAGACATATTTCTGTTTTGACTCTGGAAGAGACACTAAGTCAAGCAGATGGTAACTGTTAGACGGTTTGTTACATAATCCCACAATGCACTGTCCCTCTTTGCCACGGACCACGTCACTTTTTCCCCAAACACTGTGTGGCTGGGATGGGTCTGAAACGGGTGCGTTTATggctaatattattttttatatattaaatgGAAGCACCCCAAATGAATACATGGTCCTGTCATAGTTAGATTGGCAGAATAAATAGCATTTATTTATAGTTAACATGCACAGTAAGATATGATAATGGCAATTCATTGGCTCAATAATGCAAATTTCACAATTTAATGGGCCAGTAAATCATTAATTGACATTTTTacaggaaaacaacaacatgaggtGCCAGCTTTGTCCCGCAGACTCCCTGAATGAGGCAAGTGTGATCCATAAAACTAGAATTAACTAGATTTTTCTTTACTTagttcactttttaaaaaacaaaattttatTTCATCTGTAAAAGATTCCAGCTGCTGATGAACAGATGTAGGAATGAGACTCTGCAACACACTTTTTCAATTATGAATTCTGCAGCCAGTATTCAGTGGACTGCATTGCCTAATGATTCACCTCATCTCTCTGAACAAACAACAATAACTTAAATCAAACATGTTAAAGTGCtccgtattttcatgtttgtaaGGAGTCATTCCGATGGGAGATGTTTAATGTAGGGCTTGACCTCACTATCAGTCACTATTAAAGCAGTCTACAGTGCCTCCTAGAGCCTGAAATTATGAGAGGCAGCACTGTGCATATATGAATATGGGTGTATCAAGCAAACAGCCAGACTAGCTCTGTGTCTTTTCAGTTACACAACTGGGTGTGGGTGACTGTAATTAGCTGTCATGATGGATTACACTGTGACATTGGGCGGTTCATCTGCAAAGCATCAGAAAGTTCATGATAGCCTACGTTTGGCCAGTTTCACAGCATCCTGTAATCACAGGACCTTGTGGGGTAAATCAGAGTTTGTTTAACCCTCCGAGAGGTCGATGACCTGCGGGGGACTTTACATTTTGAACCCTGGAAGTATAATTTTAGATTGAAAAGAGAAAAACTCCCCAAATGGCTGCAGCACTGCCCTAAAGTTTGGACCACATTTCACCCTGAGAAATAACTTGCAGGCTGATAAATAGGATGCATATTAAACATGCACACTAACTCAACtaagaaaaaagaacaaattAATACATGGAGTCAGGCTTGAATAAAAGACACAAGTGACTATCACGActtctgattttattaatttatttgaatgtattttattgaaatattaatTATCGTAATACCgagtaattttttatttttattaagtcatttctaaaatgtttcattcattcCTGTTTTTATTGCCGAATTATGTATCAACCTCTTGAACCCATATAGCCTCTGGCTCAGGCCCCTGCTCAGAAATGACGTATCCAAAAttaataatagataataattataatacatttatttatttagcacttctcaaaacagatgttacaaagtgcttcacaagacaataaaagcagataaataaagtaataaaaaaagtagtaaaataaatatggtaactgctaaaacagaacatcacagaacattaTAATACATGCTCTGTACAGATGCTTCACCACATTAATAGAGTCTGCAACTACAAGGTCTATTTGAATAATCTTGGTGGTATCATAATAAAGGTAACATTTGTGGGATTTCTGAAAAGGTGTAAACATCAGTATATATGTTACAGGGTTCATGTAAATGAAGATGAACACAGAATAAAGGAAAGTTTTCATTTCCGTCTTATAATACTTTACACTTTTGGAATGAATATCCTTTTGGAATGAGGCAGTTGCAGCCCAAAGCCTCTCGCAAACCATCTCACAACATCTGAACATTACCTGTGCACAGACTGATCAGGCTGGATTAGTACCCCCAGGTGGGCACTGAAGCTCATAAGCAATGTAAACCACCTGCTCCATGCCCATTTGGCCATTAGCCAATCTATACAGAGCATTGCTGCTGGTTCACCAACCACCACTTCCTCATCCATCTCACCAATTAAACAATCAATAGTgataccttttcttttttttttggaaacaaCTTTTATTTCATTCTGATTGAAGAAGTGTTGTGacattaaaaaaagcattttttctctctcatggAGGGCCCTTttgtatgacggagtattagggccacattaaggggaaaaaaatctgagattttatcacgagaataaagttgtaactttgcgagaaaaaaagtagtttaattgtttttattattattcaaaagATTAATGAATTTACAAACAGTAAGGCAAAAATCATTACAATAACAAAGTTTTCATCCTCAAAACTGAGCAGACACCACAAtagacataaatatatatatattttaaatcttATTTAATTCTGAACCATcattccctgtgtagatatgttAATATACCTTATTTTGTCTAGGGAGTGGCCTGTGTTGAATATCTgtgaataatattatttttcttaaatcaaaatattattaaaaaaacaatagacataaaacatgacataaaaaggaaaaaaaacaggaaaaaaatactaaataattaattaattaaaaaaagcatgacataaataaaacaaagtaaaaaaaataaataaaaaaggtgcTATTATAATGAAACTCAAATCTAAGTTAAGTGCCAGAAATCAAAATATGCGAAAGATCTCTATCTATTTCTTGAAAATTATCAGACCCTATAACTAACCATCGCTTAAGCCTACCTCCTCAGTCATCTGGGGGAAACTGATTGGACTGAATATCAGAAgaatcatttaaagggactgtttgtaacttcttacatgtataaatcacccgggtcggtgtcacCATACAAACAACTATTTaacatgtgcacacatgaaAGATGAGATTGAATAATATTTAAAGAAGATTAGACTTGGTCATTTGAaaagtgtatgtgaatgtgggGTTTACAAAGCAAATTCTATTATTTATGagacaatgcaaaaaaaaaaaaaaaaaattgttaacaTGCAAGATTtagtagaaacaaaaaaatggcTAGGTATACAAaaggtgatttaaaaaaaaaaaaggaaaactacTATGGTTTCTATAAGTAATGCTCTGCTGAAGCTAATAAAACTCCCTTCAAGTCAACACGCAGGGTTCAGTgaacacacgtgcacacacagagCCTCTTTGTTGACGTCATCTCTGTGCTACAGTACTTGACATCATCTCTGTGAGACAGGCCTCAGCGCACAGTATCCTGCAGGCTGCAGATGAGATGAGGTGAGTC
This window harbors:
- the LOC141752881 gene encoding leucine-rich repeat neuronal protein 4, which codes for MAASRDLAFPLVIVCLLLIRGYSPLPTTSQAAGRNPTGPLTPPGFAIEAFLLSSDDYTQYDDPVTLTPHNRVSPHGRTLDRCVYNPCLETQTTCADLAALTGCLCPGFTLHNVVPEAPLLKSVSWNGSEVVLQWCAPHSYVTAYTVTVGGEDKQTFGKDRRSGGVGDVEHITEVCVVAVNDAGKSKGSCLMYQPGDSSLPLKAGLIGGALGFLLLLLLAILLWRHRRQRKQEASISMHDTAETQ